The segment atgcatagatgcttgccttggttttCTGGTGATTCGCTCACGTACACCTCTGGTTCGATAGCGGCCTCAAACTCTTGAACTATCGATGTGTCACTCTCCAATAAATGGAACAATGTATCAAATgaacaaagaagaaatgaagAGGTATGCTTATCACACATGATCATAACTAAGATGCAATGTGCCATGCcatgaaaatatttgtaaaagaaTGCTTGATCGATTGGGCTAGAAGTGGTTTAAACAACACATGAGGCAACTTAAGCTTATTTGGTTCTGAGTAGCTGGCGGTCAGAATGGGGTGggtggcggttagaccgtgaGGGTCGAACAGAGAAGAAATGGTACAAAGTAGCCATGGCGGTCAAACCGGACCCATGGCGGTTATACCATGgggtctggcggtcagaccgaccaaAAAGTGGTCTGACTCCTGATTATGGCGTCTAATTCCAAAAACTAGTAGACCAAGTCCAACCCGGCAGTCAGATCGCTAGGCCTGGCCGTTAGCACCTCGACGAGGTCGCCGACGAAGGCTCTAGCGATGCCTTCAACCAAGGgtggtaccaaaacactctacaatGTTAGGAGAGTTCATTTTGGGTAGTTTGGGAAACAGGCATGGGGCCAAACTCGAGGACCCTATGGATGACGTCCATGGCTAAGGGTGGAGCTAGGGTCTAAGCTAGTGGGGATCGATTTGAGCTCAGGGATGATGGGAAAATGGTTGGGGAAATCTCACCTTGGTATGGGGAAGCTTCCTAGGGGGTTGGCCAGTTCCGGGGAGGCTTCAATTCAAAGATCAAGCTCCGGGGTAGTGCTtggccttgaggtggaagaagaacatgaggaaGCTCCTCAGGCGAGGAAGACAGCGGGAAGGAGGTCGGGGAGGCTTTGGGGAGCTTGGGGAAGTCTTCTCTGTCGATCCCTGGCCATcgtggtggtcgaggtggtctccctctctctctctcgcggtTTTGGGGTGGATTGGAAATGAGTGTGGGAGAGAGTGAAGAGAGGTGGTCGATGGGTTTTAGGTGGATGCCTCTAAGTCCTGGTGGTCAAACTGTGGGTAAgcccggtcagaccgcaggcTCGGCCCATGTGTAGTGAGGTCTCCTCTTATCCCCCTTTTCTACCAATTCCTTTCCCTTCCTTCCTAAATGATTTTGCGCTATCTAGACTACTTTAAAATAATTCTCACTCATAAATATATGGTGGAAATGCGAATCGCTTATTGACGTACCATTTAAAAATGTTTTGAGCACTTTAAACAAAACTAAAAGCCTTGATGTCATGTTGCATATGCATGCTCGATGACTAGGTTAGggtttttggggtgtgacacaATTAGTGTATGGAAAACATATGTAGTCATCACAATTATTTGACTTGTACGCCACGACAACACTCAAAAAAACTTCAATGCCGTTAAAGAACTCTGGGTCGCTATTGACAGTATCGTACATCCATATTCGGTCCATCTGCAATTTTatcaattattataaatccatCAAATTAATATGAAATAACTAtccatttaattaattattatcaacAAAATAGAATATAATGCTAACTAATGATAAATAAATTCATTCCTAGATAATGCATACCTAAAATCGATTATCTTAAAATCACTAAGTCAATTAGAGCTCTAGCTCTTTCAAAATCCATCATCATGGAACAAGtacctattttcaaaatctagagcaatctagcaagtaatTCTAAGTACAAATTTAATGGAGATAAACTTACTAACTTAGATTATGTATACCTAAAAtcgattatcttaaattcactaagtcaattggagctctggctcaaaattcatcatcatgaaACAAgcacctattttcaaaatttagagCAATCTaacaagtaaatctaagtacaaatGAAATGGAGATGATCTTACTAACCTTTGAACACCTATGTCACATggattcctccaaattttgaagcctcATTGCGCAAGGTCGCCACAAAGAGCCGTTGTCGAGCAGAACAGAGAGACACATCATTGTTGGTCCTAGacaccaaccggtagtgataaagaTGTATCACTGTCGATCCATGACACAATCTGGCAGTGATAAAGTAGTAACTGCAGGTCCATGATACCAACCGGTAGTGACAGtgggtatcactatcggttcttaacAGCTCACTGATTGATCGGTCGTTGGAGCTTATAAACCAGAAGTGAcaccttatcactgccggttatttTCAAACCAGGAGTGAAAAGGGGGCACAGATGACTCGTTCTGTAGCAATGTACTATGGGCTTTGCACATGTGGGGAGATATCAATGCTAAAGAAAGTACATTGATCTGGGCTTGCTCATGGGGGAAAATGTAAATGCTAAAGAAAGTACATTGATCTGGCTTTTCTCATGGAGGGAGAACATAAATgctaaataaaattttaaaaacatGGACATGCAACAACTGTACACTGATCTGGGATTTCCTCAGACTCTTGATCTTTGCACAAGAACATCACAGACGAGCACATTTGCAGACCACGCATGAAAAACCGAATGAACTCAAGGTTTGGACTGCTCaggaatttaaaaaaaaaaagactagtACAACTCGGAGACGTACTCACACACTTACATCACTATAGTGCATACTGAAGATCAGAGATATAGAGCTTGAAGATTGTCGAAGTCACCACAAACGCCTTATTATCGGCGAGTACGTCACCTACCACTGAAACAAAATTCTGCCTTTATAAGATATACAAGGAGCAAACTTAAGATTTAACCCCTGATTGGTAGATGGTGCAACCACTTTCACTAACTACCCCAGCAAGGCTTGATTCTCGGCTGCCCCGGAAATCAATCGAACAAGATTTGCACAAATATCTTTCAGATTCTCTCCtaatcaattaaaaaaaaaacatgcaggAGAGTGAAGGCCATCTGGTGCTGTTGCATCTCGATCCAACGGCAGGGAAGCCAGTTCCGGGGGAACCCAAGTCCAGATTCTAGTTTCTGTTAAATCACACCACTGAGACAGAGAGCTAGAGTACATCAAACCAAATACCTGTGGTAGCCAACAAGAACAGGCGGCCCAGCATGGAGCCGATGAGGATATTCTGCAAGGGGAACACAACCTTGAACATGGCCGTCCGTGGCGATAAGGTGATTCTCGTCCGTGCCGACTCCAACGACAAATCCCAGGTAAGGATCGATCATGCACGTCTGACTAGCATAcacattatttttttttgccGTAATGCATACAGATTGATTTGATAGACAGATCCCGCCGATTCATATATGTGCGGAATTTCCCACCTATAAATCTCAAAGCTAGAATAGTGGGTACATTTCCCGTGCTTGGTTGCTTGGTTTTGCTTCGCTTTTTTGGTTTTCTGGCACAATAGTCCCTTCCCTGGTTGCTTGATTTATGCACATGAAGCTTCTGCCGCCTGATCTGCTCGCCTACCATACCAGAAAGTAGGCAGGCACCAACTCCCTTCCCTCATGGCCGCATCTCTTGATGTGCTCCCAACCGGTCTCTTCCCTCAAGGCCTCAAATGTATCTCCCGGCAAACATTCGAAGGAGAGTACACAGACGGGAGGTGATGGCGGAGGAGCTTTTTCCTCTCAAGGCCTCATGGTTTGATTCGGTTGAGAGGATGTTACGTAGGACGACCATTCGGCCACTGGAGATGCTCTAGGCAACCTTCGTGCCCGGAATGAGGTAGGACGGGGGTTCAAATCCGGTGTAGTTGCTTGTAAACTGCACCCAGTGAATTCGCCCAAATCTCAGTCATGTCTTCTGTTCTATGGCTCGGATTATATGTTTAACCAATCTTATCGTACCCAGATCTTATCGCTCGTACTTGTGATaacttttatcttcttttttgcgTGTATTTGCCACTGTTGTTGCGTATGAACAGCACTGGTTCCAGGACCACGACGCCGTCGGGAAGCTGACCGATGACCAGGGCCGCAGGGCATTTGCTCTGGTGAATAGAACTACGGGACAAGCCATGGTGAACAGAAACAACGTGGTGCGGCTGGCTCCCTACAGCGGCGATGTAGCCGTGGAGCTCTCGATGCTGTGGTCGTTGGGCGTGCAACTCCCCGGCGGCTTTGCCGAAATAAGAACGCTCAAAGACATCTCCCAGACCCTCAACGGGATAAACGGATATGTCAAGGAAGGAACGGTCGTAGGGATGTATAATTCAGAGCCACATTCTGTAAATGCCATCTGGAAGATTTATCCCATCATCAACGAGTGATACACGTATGTACTCTTCGCACTAAATGTGATTTCTTCCGCCAAAACTCGTAGTGCCATTTTCGGATTTGGTTTCATCGACATGCCCGCGCGGTCTCGCTAAGGTGAACCAATTCTTGTACTTCTCAAGGACATACCCCGATATATGATTGTCATGGACAGCCTCACAGCCATTTGTATCTCTTGCCTGTTGTATTGATTATTATAATTCTATTTTACGCCTACAACTTAAGTCTACTTTACTCCTACAACTTTCACGTTTGCGTCAACTAAAAACCTGATACCCGGCACTCCAAAACTATTAAAACCGTATAATTTACCCCCATAAGGCCACTTTGAGGCACTTTTCATCCTACGTAATGCATGTGTGGCAGCAGTTTTGCATGTGGCCCGgcggatgagcatgcgtgatctcgCAGAGGAGTTCACGATGTTACACGCCCAACCCCTTTGGGTGGACTGGGACCATGCCTTTAAGCAAGGTGAGGAGGGCGAGCCGAACGAGTACTTCGGGCCCACCATTAGTTCGGGTGAGTCTTCTCCGTTGTCTAGCATCGAATCAGCAGATGTGAAATACCTTTTTGTTTCAGGGAGTTGCCTCACACTGGACCAAGCAATCAAAATAGTAGACAAGTTCCTGGGCCAGCCATCCATCGTGGAGCGAGACCAACAGCTAGTTGTTATAGCTTGCTTGTTTACTTGATTTCCTTCTAGCTTGGTTGTGTAGTTGCCTTACTATTcatctaggttaaggttgcttacttGTTCTAGAGTTTGGTAGAAACAGTTTTAATTAGATCCCAATTCAGCCCCCCTCTTAggtcattcgatcctttcaattggtatcaaagccctgttctcttgataggcttaacatcctagagcaatggccccGGGAATGACGGTAGTGTGCCaaagttcgagggaaagaacttcgcctattggaaagttcgcatggtgagctatcttgaggctatttcgctcaaagtttggctagccatcttcattgggtttgatcaataTTTTATCGAACAACAAGTtggatggaatgctaaggctaacaTGCTATTTTTGAgagaattagtgaagaggttttctctagagtaAGAAGCAAGGAgttagctcatgatatttggaccggTCTATGTGAAATTAATGAGGGTTCAAGGAAAATCCAGAAGGGAAGATATCTTGTGCTAATAAACaatcttaatcaatttaagatgttttctaatgagttatgcaatgatatgtattctcgcatgaatacacttgttgaggaaatcaattctcttgaacttactcaattgtctcaaggagacattATTCGTATGATCTTTATGGTGCTTCCTAAGTCACAATACAACAtcgtcatctctcttcttcatgaaagggacatcaatgataTGACTGTCACCGATACCGTTAGGATGATTTGTGCTCATAAGatattcttgtttggagatcaaggtgaagagtcttcatccaagaagaatcttaCTCTCAAGGCTAAGATGGTTGATAAGAAGAAAACGAagatgaagcttccatcatcaagtgaaagtgatgaagatgatgatgacgatgatgactatgacaccgagcttgccctcctcatgagaagaaccacaagaatGATATCTAAGTTGGGCAAGAATGGCTACAACCAtaatcccaagaagaacaaatttctctcaaaattttttgacaagttcggtggtagagaaaagaagaagtgctacgATTGTGGTGACTAtggccacatatcatatgattgcatTCATCCTGATAAGATaaacaagaacaagagcaagccaaatgatgcaagtgaggatgaggacaagcacaagaagaagggccaagacaagatgaagaagaagaagctcttcaacaagaagggtggatgTCACAAGGCTTGCATTGCTGGTGAATGGATCTTTGGTGAGAGCTCAAGTCTTTattcaagcgatgatgaagacaacaacttcgtgggcctcgccatcaccaatgataaTCCCCCActtcctccaccacctatgtgcctcatggcaaaatgtaacaacaaggtgagtagtggggaagatgatagtagtagtgatgatgatggtctttctcctaatgatctatctaagcttaTGAAtaactatgctactatcatcaagaagcaaaaagctaaaatcaagtctcttaaaAATGTTAATGCTAAGCTTAGCTTTAGTCATGATGAgttacttgctaaatacaatgatatgcttaagaaacatgatgaagtagttgcatctagcaagttaCTTGAGGTTagcaacaagaagctaaaacttgagcatgtagacttaaaatgcaaatattaagaacttgagttagcttatgatgTCATTGATCCTAGAACAAATGAATTGTCTAATATTGAtattgttaaggtcaatgcatctacttcttgtgatgatcttatTGATGTACCTTGCTCCTCTTCATGTAATATTATGtcatcttctaag is part of the Phragmites australis chromosome 12, lpPhrAust1.1, whole genome shotgun sequence genome and harbors:
- the LOC133887242 gene encoding ricin B-like lectin R40C1, whose product is MEPMRIFCKGNTTLNMAVRGDKVILVRADSNDKSQHWFQDHDAVGKLTDDQGRRAFALVNRTTGQAMVNRNNVVRLAPYSGDVAVELSMLWSLGVQLPGGFAEIRTLKDISQTLNGINGYVKEGTVVGMYNSEPHSVNAIWKIYPIINE